The genomic region CGGTTGCCATGCAACATCACCGGTTTTGAACTGATAGCTTAACGTATATTCGTTGCCCTGCGTTTCCAGATCGTTAAAGGCTTTATTCGTATCATCGCCACCGGATTTAGAAATGGCTTCAATGGCAAATCCAAAGCCGTTCGCAAAACGGTGCGAGATATAAGCACGGTCATAGTTTGCTTTGCTGTCATCAAGATATTCGTGACGAACATCGACATATACTGCGTGCGCACTTGTTACAGTAAGAGGTAATAGTAAGAAAAGAGCTTTTCTCATGGTAAGTTCCATTTAATTAAGATTTAAAACACTGTTTTAGTGAAGCACTGGAACAGTAATACGCAATTTTTGCTACGACAATATCGTCGAATGTCTTTAATTTAATTTTGAGAGTGCGTTCAAAAAGAAAAATAAAATAAATGAAATACCTATTCGCAACAAAATAAAAATAACACCATCTCATATGCAGCATTTATATAGGGATATTCTTAAGTGGCTATGCCACTGAAAAATAAGACATATTTTCGACATCAAAAACATAAATATTAAACGGAAATTCAAATAAATATTATATAGTCCGGTTTTATCGTTAAGATATTCCTCATTTATGTGGGAATGTGATCCGCTACGCGCTCTTCTTTGTATTATTGCCAGTAAACTAATCTCGTGTCGTTATTATTAAGGCGAAAGACGTTTTCACGGTTTTCTGCCAAAGGATAAGAAAGCAAAGTATATTACGCTGGCTGTTTCGACATTTTTAAAACGTGACCTTTATCACCCACTTAACGCGCTGATTGCCAGAAAGGATGAAACCACGGCAATCGTTAAAAGGTTATGCCGCTGCGCAATTTTTAAACTCATCACGTCGGAAGGGTTATACCGACGATAAAAACAATGAGGATTACGTGATGAGTAACGCGATTACGATGGGAATCTTTTGGCATTTGATAGGTGCGGCCAGTGCAGCCTGTTTCTATGCTCCGTTCAAACAAGTCAAACAGTGGTCATGGGAAACGATGTGGTCCGTCGGCGGGATCGTATCGTGGCTGATTCTGCCCTGGACCATCAGCGCTATGCTGCTGCCTGATTTCTGGGGCTATTACAGCTCCTTTAATCTCTCCACCCTGCTGCCTGTGTTCCTGTTCGGTGCCATGTGGGGCATCGGAAATATCAATTACGGCCTGACGATGCGCTATCTCGGCATGTCGATGGGCATTGGCATTGCAATCGGTATTACCTTGATTGTCGGCACGCTGATGACGCCGATTATCAATGGCAACTTTGATGTACTTATCCACACCGAAGGCGGAAGGATGACGCTGCTGGGCGTGCTGGTTGCGCTGATTGGCGTTGGCATTGTCACCCGCGCAGGCCAGCTCAAAGAGCGCAAAATGGGTATCAAAGCCGAAGAGTTCAACCTGAAAAAAGGGCTGATGCTGGCGGTAATGTGCGGCATTTTTTCTGCCGGTATGTCATTTGCGATGAACGCGGCGAAGCCGATGCACGAAGCGGCGGCGGCGTTGGGCGTAGACCCTTTATATGTCGCGCTACCCAGCTATGTGGTGATCATGGGCGGCGGTGCATTAGTCAACCTGGGCTTCTGCTTTATTCGTCTGGCAAAAGTCAAAGATTTGTCGATAAAAGCGGACTTCTCGCTGGCAAAATCGCTGATCATCACCAACGTTCTGCTTTCCGCGCTGGGCGGTCTGATGTGGTATCTGCAGTTCTTTTTCTATGCCTGGGGACACGCAAGCATTCCGCCACAGTATGACTACATCAGTTGGATGCTGCACATGAGCTTCTACGTGCTGTGCGGCGGCATTGTCGGTCTGGTGTTGAAAGAGTGGAATAACGCCGGAAGACG from Citrobacter sp. RHB25-C09 harbors:
- the rhaT gene encoding L-rhamnose/proton symporter RhaT; this encodes MSNAITMGIFWHLIGAASAACFYAPFKQVKQWSWETMWSVGGIVSWLILPWTISAMLLPDFWGYYSSFNLSTLLPVFLFGAMWGIGNINYGLTMRYLGMSMGIGIAIGITLIVGTLMTPIINGNFDVLIHTEGGRMTLLGVLVALIGVGIVTRAGQLKERKMGIKAEEFNLKKGLMLAVMCGIFSAGMSFAMNAAKPMHEAAAALGVDPLYVALPSYVVIMGGGALVNLGFCFIRLAKVKDLSIKADFSLAKSLIITNVLLSALGGLMWYLQFFFYAWGHASIPPQYDYISWMLHMSFYVLCGGIVGLVLKEWNNAGRRPVGVLSLGCVVIIIAANIVGLGMAS